In a single window of the Candidatus Binataceae bacterium genome:
- a CDS encoding OmpA family protein has protein sequence MRYSLGLGGGILAGAILVFTASGCIATRSWVDNKIDPLTDQIGRQESQLHDTDAKADRALTELQNLHLERRLVLDSQHGPNFAFGSAALTGQAKRAIDSFVQDLPQSAGSESGRLFVVAGYTDNVGTEDYNYELGQRRAERVAGYLVDKEGVDPMQIRAVSYGASKPIASNRTLRGRRDNRRVEILVYQEKIATGS, from the coding sequence TTGCGGTATAGCCTTGGACTCGGGGGCGGGATCCTCGCGGGCGCGATCTTGGTATTCACCGCCAGCGGATGTATCGCTACTCGCAGCTGGGTTGACAATAAGATCGATCCGCTCACTGACCAGATAGGGCGGCAGGAATCCCAGTTGCACGACACCGACGCCAAGGCTGACCGAGCCCTCACCGAATTGCAAAATCTCCACCTTGAGCGGCGGCTGGTCTTGGATTCGCAACACGGGCCGAACTTCGCTTTCGGGTCCGCGGCCTTGACCGGTCAGGCTAAGCGCGCGATCGATAGCTTCGTTCAAGACCTGCCGCAATCGGCAGGCTCCGAATCGGGACGCCTGTTCGTGGTTGCCGGATATACCGACAACGTGGGGACGGAAGACTACAACTACGAACTGGGACAACGGCGAGCCGAGAGGGTGGCCGGATACCTGGTGGACAAGGAAGGCGTTGATCCGATGCAAATTCGTGCAGTCTCCTACGGAGCGAGCAAGCCGATTGCCAGTAACCGTACCTTGCGCGGGCGGCGAGACAACCGTCGAGTCGAAATTCTGGTCTACCAGGAGAAGATCGCTACAGGAAGCTGA
- a CDS encoding MBL fold metallo-hydrolase has protein sequence MSRSIVATNFLVCICLIAISPARAGAQAPAPGAVLIVMLGTGTPQPNPDRQGPSLAIVAGGRAYIVDAGAGVVRRASAALLEGIAELRPDRLGIAFLTHLHSDHTIGLPDLILTPWVLGRSRALALYGPAGTSAMAANLLRAYAQDIDVRIHGLEHANPTGYRVAAHDIEPGLVYQDANVKVIAFAVQHGSWKEALGYRFEARGKTIVISGDTRPSDNVIKACNGCDVLIHEAYSGQTPPVPLDTTRWRAYLAAFHTSAEQLGELAQRARPKMVVLTHTMPFAGSSGAQLVAEVKQHYTGPVIWPRDLDVIAP, from the coding sequence ATGAGTAGATCGATTGTCGCCACCAATTTTCTCGTTTGTATCTGCCTGATCGCGATTTCGCCGGCACGCGCCGGTGCGCAAGCGCCGGCTCCTGGGGCAGTCCTCATCGTGATGCTGGGAACCGGGACGCCGCAGCCCAATCCCGATCGCCAGGGACCCTCGCTGGCGATTGTTGCCGGGGGCCGGGCCTACATCGTGGATGCGGGCGCGGGGGTGGTCCGTCGAGCCTCGGCAGCTTTGCTGGAGGGGATAGCCGAGCTTCGCCCCGACCGCTTGGGGATCGCCTTTCTGACCCACCTGCACTCCGATCATACTATCGGCCTGCCCGATTTGATCCTCACCCCGTGGGTCTTGGGCCGCTCCCGAGCACTTGCGTTGTACGGCCCCGCGGGCACCAGCGCGATGGCTGCCAACCTGCTCCGAGCTTACGCGCAGGATATCGACGTGCGAATCCACGGCCTGGAACACGCCAATCCCACCGGTTATCGGGTCGCCGCTCACGACATTGAACCCGGGCTGGTCTATCAAGACGCCAACGTCAAAGTGATCGCGTTTGCCGTACAACACGGTTCGTGGAAAGAAGCGCTGGGCTACCGCTTCGAGGCGCGGGGCAAGACGATCGTGATTTCGGGAGACACGCGCCCCAGCGATAACGTGATCAAGGCATGCAACGGCTGCGACGTGCTTATTCACGAGGCCTATTCGGGCCAGACCCCGCCCGTGCCCTTGGATACGACTCGATGGCGCGCCTACTTAGCGGCGTTTCACACCTCGGCCGAGCAACTCGGCGAATTGGCGCAACGCGCGCGACCCAAGATGGTCGTGCTGACACACACGATGCCATTTGCAGGCTCAAGCGGTGCTCAATTGGTGGCTGAGGTCAAGCAACATTATACGGGCCCGGTGATTTGGCCGCGCGACCTCGACGTCATCGCCCCTTGA
- a CDS encoding 3-methyl-2-oxobutanoate hydroxymethyltransferase, whose product MASNDTAVTIPALQQMKREGRKIAGIVAWDYQLARIAERAGIDLISVGDSVGVNLWGRDNPLDVTLDEMLVCCKAVRRAVKRALVSCDFPFGPLQEGVESALRAAIRLVKEGGADLIKVDGAADFPDSVRALVRAGIPVFAQFGLTPQTALRYGVPYTAQNSASAQASAEMTAKLVDEARRLEDAGASMLDFTNSGPVVGPAVVKAVSIPVIGGFGGGPWLDGRVRLAHTAIGYGEKWLDSTTETYTNTAKASLQAFTALIEDVRAGRQIKG is encoded by the coding sequence ATGGCATCGAACGACACCGCCGTTACCATTCCTGCCTTGCAGCAAATGAAGCGCGAGGGGCGCAAAATCGCCGGTATCGTGGCCTGGGACTACCAACTCGCGCGGATTGCCGAGCGCGCCGGAATCGATCTGATCTCGGTGGGCGATTCGGTGGGTGTCAATCTATGGGGGCGTGACAATCCGCTGGACGTCACCCTGGATGAGATGCTGGTGTGCTGCAAGGCGGTTCGGCGCGCGGTCAAGCGGGCGCTGGTCAGTTGCGACTTCCCCTTCGGCCCACTGCAAGAGGGAGTCGAGAGCGCGCTGCGGGCCGCCATTCGATTGGTTAAAGAAGGCGGTGCCGACCTAATCAAAGTTGACGGCGCGGCCGACTTTCCCGACAGCGTGCGCGCACTGGTGCGGGCCGGAATTCCGGTCTTCGCTCAGTTCGGGCTGACTCCGCAAACCGCGCTGCGCTACGGCGTGCCCTACACCGCGCAGAATTCGGCCAGCGCCCAGGCTTCGGCGGAGATGACGGCCAAGCTGGTAGATGAGGCACGGCGGTTGGAGGACGCGGGCGCATCGATGCTCGATTTCACCAATTCTGGCCCAGTAGTAGGACCGGCAGTAGTCAAAGCGGTCTCGATTCCGGTAATCGGTGGCTTTGGCGGGGGACCTTGGTTGGATGGCCGCGTGCGCCTGGCCCATACCGCGATCGGCTACGGCGAGAAGTGGCTGGATTCCACTACCGAGACCTATACCAACACCGCCAAGGCCAGTCTGCAGGCTTTCACCGCGCTGATCGAGGACGTGCGCGCGGGCCGCCAGATCAAGGGCTGA
- a CDS encoding alpha/beta hydrolase, with product MATAVIDGIATRYEIVGSGPPILMYSPGGFDATVEKWSTQGIYPKLKLLEHLPRRYTCIMFDRRETGQSGGRVERVTWAHYAAQGKGLLEHLGIARAHIMGGCMGCCPVTAFVTMYPRATLSMVLYWPVGGAQYRISSHRRFAEHLGYLQTHDLAQVVDLVRQEGKPFGADPRGGPWASVIKHDPVFAAAYASQNLDRYKLILSGMMRALFDRDTAPGAEPEELMGLDNIPAYIVPGRDAAHATSAARYLEECIPGAQYHDLPVAQQSENTIIPKLLEFLDRATAAGQQS from the coding sequence ATGGCCACCGCGGTTATCGACGGGATTGCGACGCGCTATGAAATCGTCGGCTCGGGCCCACCTATCCTGATGTATTCGCCCGGCGGCTTCGACGCGACGGTGGAAAAATGGAGCACCCAGGGCATCTACCCCAAGCTCAAGCTGCTCGAGCATCTGCCCCGACGCTATACCTGCATCATGTTCGACCGGCGCGAAACTGGCCAATCGGGCGGGCGGGTAGAGCGCGTCACCTGGGCGCATTACGCGGCCCAGGGCAAAGGTTTGCTGGAGCACCTGGGCATCGCGCGCGCTCATATCATGGGTGGATGCATGGGATGCTGTCCGGTGACTGCCTTTGTCACCATGTATCCGCGAGCAACTCTGAGCATGGTACTTTATTGGCCGGTGGGCGGTGCCCAATATCGTATCTCCAGCCATCGGCGTTTCGCCGAGCATCTCGGCTATTTGCAAACCCACGATCTGGCCCAGGTGGTGGACCTGGTAAGGCAGGAAGGCAAGCCCTTCGGTGCCGATCCACGTGGCGGGCCGTGGGCCTCGGTAATCAAGCACGACCCAGTGTTTGCTGCGGCTTATGCCAGCCAGAATTTGGACCGCTACAAGCTCATTTTAAGCGGTATGATGCGGGCGCTATTCGATCGCGATACCGCGCCCGGTGCCGAGCCCGAAGAGTTGATGGGGCTGGATAATATCCCCGCTTATATCGTTCCCGGGCGGGACGCCGCGCATGCCACTTCGGCGGCGCGCTATCTCGAAGAATGCATTCCCGGGGCGCAGTATCACGATCTCCCGGTGGCTCAACAATCCGAGAACACGATCATTCCCAAGCTGTTGGAGTTTCTGGACCGTGCCACCGCAGCCGGCCAGCAGAGCTAA